The Perca fluviatilis chromosome 2, GENO_Pfluv_1.0, whole genome shotgun sequence genome includes a region encoding these proteins:
- the LOC120545443 gene encoding olfactory receptor 11A1-like, translated as MIMINSTQVSYFTFGAYFNIGLFKYLFFLIIMCCYAVIICANLLLIVVICKNRSLHEPMYLFLCSLFVNELFGSTGLFPFLLVQIFADIHTVSAPFCFLQIFCVYAYATIQFHNLSIMSYDRYLAICYPLQYNTHMTSIKVAMLIAVTWIYPFVGVAVTISLSAPLQLCGNIINTVYCDNYSIVKLACSETRVNNLYGLIYTCLVVFGPLSLILYTYIKILKVCFSGSKQTRQKAVSTCTPHLASLLNFSFGSFFQILQSRFDMSSVPMMLRNLLSLYFLTCQPIFNPLMYGLQMSKIRSLCKVVFWLIQREAESSVADSSCSSSVQEQSFILLRRRSPGQQSHRKSSAEYCFVLMQ; from the exons ATGATCATGATAAACTCTACACAGGTTTCATATTTCACGTTTGGTGCATACTTTAATATTGGGCTCTTTAAATACTTATTTTTCCTGATTATTATGTGTTGTTATGCTGTAATTATTTGTGCTAATCTATTGCTGATTGTGGTTATCTGTAAGAACAGAAGCTTACATGAACCTATGTACCTTTTTCTGTGCAGCCTGTTTGTAAATGAACTGTTTGGTAGTACAGGGTTGTTTCCATTCCTTCTGGTTCAGATCTTTGCTGACATTCACACTGTTTCTGCTCCATTTTGTTTCttgcagattttctgtgtgtatgcatatgcAACTATACAATTTCATAATTTATCCATCATGTCTTACGACAGATATCTTGCTATCTGTTATCCTCTGcaatataacacacacatgacatccATCAAGGTTGCCATGCTTATTGCTGTAACATGGATATACCCATTTGTTGGAGTCGCTGTCACAATATCTTTGAGTGCTCctttacagctgtgtgggaACATCATTAACACAGTTTACTGTGATAACTACTCTATTGTAAAACTGGCCTGCTCTGAAACTAGAGTCAATAACCTTTATGGACTCATTTACACTTGTCTTGTAGTCTTTGGACCTCTCAGTTTAATCCTTTACACCTACATCAAGAtccttaaagtgtgtttttctgGTTCTAAACAGACCAGACAGAAAGCTGTCAGTACCTGCACACCTCACCTCGCTTCTCTACTCAACTTTTCTTTTGGTTCTTTCTTTCAAATATTACAGAGCAGGTTTGATATGAGCAGTGTACCCATGATGTTGCGAAATCTTTTGTCATTATACTTTCTGACTTGCCAACCAATCTTTAACCCTTTAATGTATGGACTGCAAATGTCTAAAATACGTAGCTTATGTAAAGTCGTCTT TTGGTTGATCCAGCGGGAGGCTGAGAGCTCCGTGGCAGACAGCAGCTGCTCCTCCTCCGTCCAGGAGCAGAGCTTCATCTTGCTGCGCCGCCGGTCCCCGGGGCAGCAGAGTCACCGGAAGAGTTCG GCTGAATACTGCTTTGTGTTAATGCAGTGA